A section of the bacterium genome encodes:
- the purN gene encoding phosphoribosylglycinamide formyltransferase: protein MDLHLAVFASGRGSNFQAIVAAIRSGKLAARVALLLTDQPAAGARQIARDEGIPECVLAPSSFTSPQDYEHALLQALSQHGCNFIVLAGYLRKIPVAVVRAFAGRMINIHPALLPSFGGKGMYGSRVHAAVLAYGCKVSGATVHLVDEEYDSGGPVVQRCVPVHDDDTAATLAGRVLAVEHVILPEALQLFAEDRVVISGRQVRIRPKS, encoded by the coding sequence ATGGATCTTCACCTTGCAGTTTTTGCCAGCGGCCGCGGTTCGAATTTCCAGGCCATCGTCGCAGCGATTCGCAGCGGTAAGCTGGCCGCGCGGGTGGCGCTGTTGCTCACCGACCAGCCGGCGGCCGGTGCGCGGCAAATTGCACGCGACGAGGGAATTCCCGAATGCGTGCTCGCGCCCAGCAGCTTCACTTCACCGCAGGACTATGAACACGCGCTGCTGCAGGCTTTGTCCCAGCATGGCTGCAATTTCATCGTGCTGGCGGGCTATCTGCGCAAGATTCCCGTGGCGGTGGTGCGCGCTTTTGCCGGCCGCATGATCAACATTCATCCTGCGCTGCTGCCGAGTTTCGGCGGCAAGGGCATGTATGGCAGCCGCGTGCATGCGGCCGTGCTCGCCTATGGCTGCAAGGTGAGTGGCGCCACGGTGCATCTGGTGGATGAAGAATACGACAGCGGCGGCCCGGTGGTGCAGCGCTGCGTGCCGGTGCACGATGATGACACCGCGGCAACACTGGCCGGCCGCGTGCTCGCAGTCGAGCATGTGATTTTGCCGGAAGCGCTACAGCTTTTTGCGGAAGACCGAGTCGTGATCAGCGGCAGACAGGTTCGCATACGACCCAAATCCTGA